The Gemmatimonadaceae bacterium sequence GCTTGTAGCGGGCCATGGACCTCTCCTCGACGGGGGGCAACGCACCCTCTAGCTTCTCTGAGGAACCCTGCAAAGTCTCTGCCGCCCGCGAGGCCACGCCGGGTTTTTCTACAGCTTCGTTAGGCAGCAAGCGACCCCCTAACACGATGAAGCTCACGCGCACTGTGGGGTTCGTGCTGGTCGCCTCACTCCTCGGGGAAACCGTCCTTGCACAGCACGGCGATACACTGGCGATGTCGGTGCACGGTCATCGAATGCGCCTCGTTGTTTCGCGTGGTAACGGACCGACGGTCGTACTCGAGGCAGGGGCGGGATCTACCCACCGGACGTGGGACCGCCTCCGACAACAGCTCGATCCCGCGATTCGCGTCGTAGCCTACGATCGTCCGGGATTTGGCGACTCCGAGATATGTATGGCGACTCGGGATGCGCTGACCATCGCGCGGGAGCTTCGAGCCGCGCTTGCCGCCGCGCGCCTCGCGCCGCCGTATTTGCTCGTCGGCTGGTCCGCCGGCGGCATCTACATGCGAGTCTTCGCGAGTGAGTTCCCGGCGGAGGTCGTGGGCCTCGTTCTGCTCGATCCGACCCCGGAGAACTTCTATCGGAAGGCCGAAAGTGCCTTCCCTGAGGTGTTTCGGCGCCTCGATGCGATCGACAGCGCCAACATCCGTTCGGGTCCTCGTGCCGAGCTGGCTGAAGAGGCGGCGTGGGAAGACGCTCTGGCACAGGCGCGGCAGTCGGACGCCAAACTGAGCGCGCCCATTGTCTTGCTCTCGGCGCTACGCCCGGATTTGGAGGTCCTCGCAGATATCTGGCACGCCGAGCAGCGCACGTGGACGGCCCGACAGCAGAACGCAGTGTTTCGTGTTGTCGCACAGTCCGGACATGCCATTCATCGCGATCGACCCGATACGGTGGCTCGCGTCATTCACGATGCAATCGCCGGACTACCAAAGGCGCGGATGCCATAGTTGGGTGGCTCCATCCCACTTCTTCAGGCCGTGGGCCGGGAGCGCCACGCAGGCGTGCAGGCTCGGCCAAACAGGGGGTTGCGCCAGACAGCGGAGCTATGGTGTGCTCGCTGCGCTCGCATGATGTGATTCGGCCGCAGGTGAACCCGAACGTTGGACAGACATGCGCCAAGGTCTGCTGTTGGTCGTGAATCTGCCTCTCGCGCTGGTGATCGTTGGCGGCGTGTACGCGTGGTATCGCCGCGGTTTTCGGACGCCGAGGCCTTTGGGGCTGCCTGCCCGGGCTGTCGGACGCGTAGTCATGGGCGTCGGCTGGGTGCTCGTCGCGGGTGTCGCCGCGAAGTCAGTCAGCGGATTCTTCGGCGACGGACGCGTGCAGATTGCCCAGTCAGGCCACCAGTATGCTTCTCGTGCGACGGAGCCGCTGCTGTACTGGGGAGAGATCGTGGGCGAGATGCTGCTGGTCGGCGGAACCGGGTATTTCCTGGTGATCCTGGGCCGTCGCCGCGCGCGCGAGCTCGGCAACACCTGACACGTGCGTCGACAGTGAGGGGGCGGCCTGCCTGGGCTGGGCATGCGGTTCAGCGAGTCTCGACATTGGAGAGCGCGTGTGCTTCATCCGGACTGGACGCGTCCCGCGCGACGTCGCTGGAACGGGGCGAACGATAGCGGTTCCAGACGGCGGGTGCTACAGACGCACACGGTGACTGAGTCCCCTTTCCTGTGGACGTGCGATCCGAGATTCTCGCTTGGAACCGATCGTCCCGCGCGAGGCCTTGAATGTGCCCCAGCGGG is a genomic window containing:
- a CDS encoding alpha/beta hydrolase; the protein is MKLTRTVGFVLVASLLGETVLAQHGDTLAMSVHGHRMRLVVSRGNGPTVVLEAGAGSTHRTWDRLRQQLDPAIRVVAYDRPGFGDSEICMATRDALTIARELRAALAAARLAPPYLLVGWSAGGIYMRVFASEFPAEVVGLVLLDPTPENFYRKAESAFPEVFRRLDAIDSANIRSGPRAELAEEAAWEDALAQARQSDAKLSAPIVLLSALRPDLEVLADIWHAEQRTWTARQQNAVFRVVAQSGHAIHRDRPDTVARVIHDAIAGLPKARMP